One stretch of Musicola paradisiaca NCPPB 2511 DNA includes these proteins:
- a CDS encoding glycosyl hydrolase family 28 protein, translating to MSTPSLPRNTFCLATLIPLLLLAPPTLAASRQAPQKLQVPTLAYDDHSVVLVWDAPEDTAAITDYQVYQNGRLVGLASQIADKYSPAQPYITAFYRADTRSFHHKIVLQNARIEGLKADTEYRFTVRTVYADGTVSADSNAVVAKTAAPPQIINITHYGAKGDGTTLNTTAIQNAINACNTGCRIDIPAGVFKTGALWLKSDMTLNLMEGATLLGSENAADYPAAYQIYSYSSQMRPASLLNAIDKHHSTVGTFQNIRIIGKGVIDGNGWKRDTATEAKDETGAVIPHYVKSNNSKVGKDGILASSQVAAAIADGLDAKTAYGQARSSLITLRGVKNVYLADITIRNPAFHGMMFLENQHVVVNGVTHHTYDANNGDGIEFGNSQDTMVFNSVFDTGDDCINFAAGMGKSAEHQEATQTSWLFNNAFIHGHGAVVLGSHTGAGIADVLAENNVMNQTDIGLRAKSATSIGGGAHNITFRNNAMKNLAKQAVIVTLSYSDANSTTDYTPAATSARFYNFMVKNVTVQNSTGKSPSIDITGDSKNGIWHSQLNFSNMKLDNVMPVAISDLADSQFTHLTFTHLQSGNTPWNFGAVKNVSVDGKTVTP from the coding sequence ATGAGTACACCCTCACTACCCCGGAATACGTTCTGTCTGGCAACGTTGATCCCGCTTCTACTGCTAGCGCCGCCGACTCTGGCGGCGTCCCGGCAGGCACCGCAAAAACTACAGGTTCCCACGCTGGCTTACGACGATCACAGCGTTGTATTGGTGTGGGACGCTCCGGAAGATACCGCCGCAATTACCGACTATCAGGTTTACCAGAATGGCCGGCTCGTCGGGCTGGCTAGCCAAATCGCCGACAAATACTCGCCAGCACAGCCTTACATCACAGCGTTTTACCGTGCGGATACCCGTAGTTTCCATCATAAAATCGTGCTGCAGAACGCCCGTATCGAAGGATTGAAAGCTGACACGGAATACCGCTTCACCGTCCGCACGGTCTATGCCGACGGCACAGTGTCCGCAGATAGCAACGCTGTCGTGGCGAAAACCGCCGCACCGCCGCAGATAATCAACATCACGCACTACGGCGCCAAAGGCGACGGCACGACACTCAATACCACTGCCATTCAGAACGCCATCAACGCATGTAACACCGGCTGTCGTATCGACATACCGGCAGGCGTATTTAAGACCGGCGCGTTGTGGCTGAAAAGCGACATGACCCTGAATCTGATGGAAGGCGCCACGCTGCTGGGTTCAGAAAACGCGGCGGATTACCCCGCAGCCTATCAGATTTACAGCTATTCATCCCAGATGCGCCCGGCATCGCTGCTGAACGCCATCGATAAACACCATTCCACCGTCGGCACCTTTCAAAACATTCGTATCATAGGGAAAGGCGTTATCGACGGTAACGGCTGGAAGCGCGATACCGCCACGGAGGCTAAGGATGAAACCGGAGCGGTGATTCCCCATTACGTGAAAAGCAACAACAGCAAAGTCGGCAAGGACGGCATACTGGCCAGCAGTCAGGTGGCTGCCGCCATTGCCGACGGCCTGGACGCTAAAACTGCCTATGGCCAGGCCCGCTCCAGCCTGATTACGCTGCGCGGCGTGAAGAACGTCTATCTTGCCGACATCACCATTCGCAACCCGGCCTTCCACGGCATGATGTTTCTGGAAAACCAACATGTGGTGGTTAATGGCGTCACCCACCACACTTACGACGCCAACAACGGCGACGGTATCGAGTTCGGCAACAGCCAAGACACTATGGTGTTTAACAGTGTGTTTGACACCGGGGACGACTGCATCAACTTTGCAGCCGGAATGGGGAAATCAGCGGAACATCAGGAAGCGACGCAAACCTCATGGCTGTTCAACAACGCCTTTATTCATGGCCATGGCGCGGTTGTACTGGGTAGCCACACCGGGGCTGGTATCGCAGATGTCCTGGCGGAAAACAACGTCATGAATCAGACCGATATCGGTTTGCGCGCAAAAAGCGCGACCAGCATCGGCGGCGGCGCTCATAACATTACCTTCCGTAATAACGCCATGAAAAATCTGGCGAAACAGGCCGTTATCGTGACGTTAAGTTATAGCGACGCCAACAGCACCACCGACTACACGCCAGCCGCCACGTCGGCACGTTTCTACAACTTCATGGTGAAAAACGTGACGGTACAGAATTCGACCGGCAAGAGCCCATCCATTGATATCACCGGCGACAGCAAAAACGGCATCTGGCACAGCCAGCTGAACTTCAGCAACATGAAACTGGACAACGTCATGCCAGTCGCCATCAGCGACTTGGCCGACAGCCAGTTCACTCATCTCACCTTCACCCATCTACAAAGCGGCAACACGCCGTGGAACTTCGGCGCGGTGAAAAACGTCAGCGTAGATGGCAAAACCGTGACGCCCTGA
- the gppA gene encoding guanosine-5'-triphosphate,3'-diphosphate diphosphatase, translating to MLRSSSLYAAIDLGSNSFHMLVVREVAGSVQTLARIKRKVRLAAGLDASNHLSQEAMQRGWQCLALFSERLQDIPPEQVRVVATATLRLATNADEFLERAQKILGLPIQVISGEEEARLIYQGVAHTTGGPEQRLVVDIGGGSTELATGTGAQTTQLFSLSMGCVTWLERYFGDRNLGAENFARAEQAARERLHPIKDALLNQGWQVCVGASGTVQALQEIMVAQGMDEYITLSKLQQLKQRAIQCGKLEELEIEGLTLERALVFPSGLSILLAIFQELQIGAMTLAGGALREGLVYGMLNLPIEQDIRHRTLQNLQRRYLLDAEQAQRVSALADNFMQQVARDWQLDNRCRELLRSASLVHEIGLSIDFRQAPQHAAYLIRNSDLPGFTPAQKKLLATLLQNQCNTIDPIPLTQQNALPVVQAQRLCRLLRLAIIFASRRRDDTLPAVRLRAEGDTLRVILPSGWLNQHPLRSETLTQESLWQSYVHWSLLIEEHSA from the coding sequence ATGCTGAGATCTTCTTCTCTCTATGCCGCTATTGATTTAGGTTCCAACAGCTTTCATATGTTGGTGGTGCGCGAAGTGGCTGGCAGTGTACAGACGCTGGCGCGCATCAAACGCAAGGTCAGGCTGGCTGCCGGATTGGACGCCAGTAATCATCTCTCCCAAGAAGCCATGCAGCGCGGTTGGCAATGTCTGGCGCTGTTCTCTGAACGTTTGCAGGACATTCCGCCGGAGCAGGTTCGGGTGGTGGCGACGGCGACGCTAAGACTGGCCACCAATGCGGACGAATTTCTGGAGCGCGCCCAAAAAATTCTGGGATTGCCGATCCAGGTCATTAGCGGCGAAGAAGAAGCTCGGCTGATTTATCAAGGTGTTGCACACACAACTGGCGGCCCGGAACAACGGCTGGTGGTGGATATCGGTGGTGGCAGCACTGAACTGGCCACCGGTACGGGAGCGCAGACCACACAGTTGTTCAGCCTATCAATGGGGTGCGTAACCTGGCTGGAACGCTACTTTGGCGATCGCAATCTCGGCGCGGAAAACTTCGCACGGGCAGAACAAGCGGCGCGGGAGCGGTTGCATCCCATCAAGGATGCATTGCTCAATCAGGGCTGGCAGGTTTGCGTCGGCGCGTCCGGCACTGTTCAGGCCCTGCAGGAAATCATGGTGGCGCAGGGGATGGACGAATACATCACCTTGTCCAAACTGCAGCAGCTCAAGCAGCGCGCCATCCAATGCGGCAAGCTGGAAGAGCTGGAAATCGAAGGGCTCACATTAGAGCGCGCGCTGGTATTTCCCAGCGGGCTATCCATCCTGCTGGCGATCTTCCAGGAATTGCAGATCGGCGCCATGACGTTGGCAGGCGGCGCGCTGCGCGAAGGTCTGGTGTACGGCATGCTGAATTTACCCATCGAGCAAGATATTCGCCACCGCACACTGCAAAACCTGCAACGCCGCTACCTGCTTGACGCAGAACAGGCACAACGAGTCAGCGCGTTGGCTGATAACTTCATGCAGCAGGTAGCGCGAGACTGGCAGTTGGACAACCGATGTCGGGAATTACTGCGCAGCGCCAGTCTGGTTCATGAAATCGGTCTGAGCATCGATTTTCGTCAGGCACCGCAACATGCCGCTTACCTGATTCGCAACAGTGACTTACCCGGCTTCACGCCTGCACAGAAAAAACTGTTGGCGACCCTACTGCAGAACCAGTGCAACACCATCGACCCGATCCCCCTGACACAACAAAATGCATTGCCGGTAGTACAGGCTCAACGCCTGTGTCGCCTGCTGCGACTGGCGATCATTTTCGCCAGTCGTCGTCGCGACGACACTCTGCCGGCCGTTCGGCTACGCGCCGAAGGCGACACGCTGCGTGTCATCTTACCGAGCGGCTGGCTGAATCAGCATCCGTTACGTTCGGAAACGCTGACGCAGGAAAGCCTGTGGCAAAGTTACGTCCACTGGTCTTTGCTCATCGAAGAACACTCCGCCTGA
- the rhlB gene encoding ATP-dependent RNA helicase RhlB has protein sequence MSKTHLTEQKFSDFALHPLVIEALESKGFHNCTPIQALALPLTLSGRDVAGQAQTGTGKTLAFLASTFHHLLSHPALADRQVNQPRALIMAPTRELAVQIHTDAEALARVTGFKLGLAYGGDGYDKQLKVLENGVDILIGTTGRLIDYTKQNHVNLGAIQVVVLDEADRMYDLGFIKDIRWLFRRMPSANQRLNMLFSATLSYRVRELAFEQMNNAEYVEVEPEQKTGHRIKEELFYPSNEEKMRLLQTLIEEEWPDRCIVFANTKHRCEEIWGHLAADGHRVGLLTGDVAQKKRLRILEEFTHGNLDILVATDVAARGLHIPAVTHVFNYDLPDDCEDYVHRIGRTGRAGASGYSISLACEEYALNLPAIETYIGHNIPVSKYNSDVLLNDLPEPKRLSRPRSTGGPRRPGAPRRSGAPRNNRKRPG, from the coding sequence ATGAGCAAAACACACTTAACCGAACAGAAGTTTTCCGACTTCGCGCTGCACCCGCTGGTTATCGAAGCGCTTGAAAGTAAAGGGTTTCATAACTGCACCCCGATTCAGGCATTGGCACTGCCGCTGACTTTGTCAGGGCGTGACGTAGCAGGACAAGCGCAAACCGGTACTGGCAAGACGCTGGCGTTTCTGGCGTCTACTTTTCATCATTTGCTTTCCCATCCGGCTCTCGCTGATCGTCAGGTCAATCAACCTCGCGCACTGATAATGGCGCCAACCCGCGAACTGGCTGTCCAGATCCATACGGACGCGGAAGCGCTCGCTCGAGTGACCGGCTTCAAACTGGGACTCGCCTACGGCGGCGACGGTTATGACAAACAGTTGAAGGTGCTGGAAAACGGCGTCGACATTCTTATCGGCACAACCGGCCGGCTAATCGATTACACCAAACAGAACCATGTCAATCTGGGCGCTATCCAGGTTGTGGTACTGGACGAAGCCGACCGCATGTACGACCTCGGCTTTATCAAAGATATCCGATGGTTGTTCCGCCGCATGCCTTCCGCGAACCAGCGTCTGAATATGCTGTTTTCCGCTACATTGTCTTATCGTGTACGCGAACTGGCGTTCGAACAGATGAACAACGCCGAATATGTGGAAGTCGAACCCGAGCAGAAAACTGGCCACCGCATTAAAGAAGAACTGTTCTATCCTTCTAACGAAGAAAAGATGCGCCTGCTGCAGACGCTGATCGAAGAAGAGTGGCCTGACCGCTGCATCGTGTTCGCCAATACCAAACACCGCTGTGAAGAAATTTGGGGTCATCTGGCGGCCGACGGCCATCGCGTAGGACTGCTGACCGGCGATGTCGCGCAGAAGAAACGGTTGCGTATTCTAGAAGAATTCACCCACGGCAATCTGGATATCCTGGTCGCAACCGACGTAGCGGCTCGTGGGCTGCACATTCCTGCGGTAACGCACGTATTCAACTACGATCTGCCGGACGACTGCGAAGATTATGTTCATCGCATCGGGCGAACCGGTCGCGCGGGCGCCAGCGGTTATTCCATCAGTCTGGCCTGTGAAGAATATGCGCTGAACCTGCCAGCTATCGAAACCTATATCGGCCACAACATCCCGGTAAGCAAATATAACAGCGACGTGCTGTTGAATGATTTGCCGGAACCCAAACGCCTGAGTCGCCCGCGTTCCACCGGAGGCCCGCGACGTCCCGGCGCTCCCCGTCGTAGCGGCGCTCCCCGTAACAACCGAAAACGCCCGGGCTGA
- the trxA gene encoding thioredoxin TrxA, which yields MSDKIIHLTDGSFDAEVLQAEGPTLVDFWAEWCGPCKMIAPILDEIADEFEGKLTVAKLNIDENPATAPKYGIRGIPTLLLFKNGELAATKVGALSKGQLKEFISHNL from the coding sequence ATGAGCGATAAAATTATTCACCTGACAGACGGCAGTTTTGATGCGGAAGTATTGCAGGCTGAAGGTCCTACGCTGGTTGATTTCTGGGCGGAGTGGTGTGGTCCCTGTAAAATGATTGCTCCGATTTTGGACGAAATCGCTGACGAATTTGAAGGTAAGTTGACCGTAGCCAAATTGAACATTGATGAAAATCCGGCAACTGCACCGAAGTACGGCATTCGTGGCATCCCCACTTTGTTACTGTTTAAGAACGGAGAGCTGGCTGCCACCAAAGTGGGTGCGTTGTCTAAAGGTCAGCTGAAAGAGTTCATCTCCCACAATTTATAA